Proteins encoded together in one Prochlorococcus marinus str. MIT 9211 window:
- the rplN gene encoding 50S ribosomal protein L14, whose protein sequence is MIQQETFLTVADNSGAKKLQCIRVLGSNRRYAHVGDVIVAAVKDALPNMGVKKSDVVKAVVVRTKATLRRETGNSIRFDDNAAVLINEDKNPRGTRVFGPVARELRERNFTKIVSLAPEVI, encoded by the coding sequence ATGATTCAGCAAGAGACATTCCTTACTGTTGCAGATAATAGTGGCGCAAAGAAGCTGCAATGTATTCGAGTACTCGGCTCTAATAGAAGGTATGCCCATGTTGGAGATGTAATTGTCGCCGCGGTAAAGGATGCTTTACCAAATATGGGTGTTAAGAAGTCAGATGTAGTTAAAGCAGTAGTGGTTCGTACTAAGGCAACACTCCGCCGAGAAACAGGAAATTCAATTCGATTTGATGATAATGCTGCAGTACTTATTAATGAAGACAAAAACCCTAGAGGGACTAGGGTTTTTGGTCCTGTTGCGAGGGAATTGCGTGAACGCAACTTCACTAAAATTGTTTCTCTAGCTCCGGAGGTGATTTAA
- the rplR gene encoding 50S ribosomal protein L18, producing the protein MATLSKKQQTQKRHKRLRRHLNGTNHRPRLAVFRSNNHIYAQVIDDEAQSTICSASTLDKDLREKLKASGGSCDASMAVGALLAQRALAKGIEQVVFDRGGNLYHGRVKALAKSAREAGLKF; encoded by the coding sequence ATGGCAACTCTTTCTAAAAAACAGCAAACTCAAAAACGGCATAAGCGATTGCGGCGTCATTTAAATGGAACCAATCATCGCCCTAGACTGGCTGTATTCCGTTCCAATAACCATATATATGCTCAAGTTATTGATGATGAGGCCCAAAGTACTATTTGCTCTGCCTCGACTTTGGATAAAGACCTTAGAGAGAAACTTAAGGCTTCAGGAGGCAGTTGTGATGCTTCAATGGCTGTAGGTGCTTTGCTTGCTCAACGGGCTCTAGCTAAAGGTATAGAGCAAGTTGTTTTTGATCGTGGAGGTAATCTCTATCACGGTAGGGTTAAGGCTCTAGCTAAATCTGCTCGTGAAGCTGGCCTTAAATTTTGA
- the rpsH gene encoding 30S ribosomal protein S8: protein MANHDPISDMLTRIRNASEKRHETTRIPASRMSRSIAKVLQKEGFIAQISEEGEGFKTQLVLELKYSGKHRHPTIRSMQRVSKPGLRIYKNTRGLPKILGGLGVAIISTSKGVMSDRDARKQGVGGEVLCYVY, encoded by the coding sequence ATGGCTAACCACGATCCTATCTCTGACATGCTCACTCGCATTCGAAATGCCAGTGAAAAACGTCATGAAACTACTCGAATCCCTGCTTCTCGTATGTCTAGAAGCATTGCAAAAGTTCTTCAAAAGGAGGGTTTTATAGCCCAAATTAGTGAGGAAGGAGAGGGATTTAAAACCCAACTTGTTCTTGAATTGAAATACAGCGGTAAGCACCGCCATCCAACAATTCGTTCAATGCAGAGGGTTAGTAAGCCTGGACTAAGAATTTATAAAAATACTCGAGGGTTGCCCAAAATTTTAGGTGGTCTTGGAGTAGCCATTATTTCTACTTCTAAAGGAGTAATGAGTGACCGTGACGCTCGGAAACAAGGTGTCGGCGGTGAAGTTCTCTGTTACGTCTATTAG
- the rplF gene encoding 50S ribosomal protein L6: MSRIGKQPIPVPEKVAVELDGLSLTVKGPKGELSRTLPEGVSISQVDNSIVVSAINSKRKSRERHGLSRSLVANMVEGVSKGYSKKLEIVGVGSRAQVKGKNLIVSAGYSHPVEVIPPDGITFVVENNTNVTVSGIDKELVGNEAAKIRAIRPPEPYKGKGIKYAGERIIRKAGKSGKK; this comes from the coding sequence ATGTCTAGAATTGGTAAACAACCCATCCCAGTCCCTGAGAAAGTTGCTGTCGAACTAGATGGACTTTCTTTAACAGTTAAAGGACCTAAGGGAGAGCTTAGTAGAACTCTTCCAGAAGGAGTCAGCATTAGTCAGGTTGATAATTCTATTGTTGTTTCGGCAATCAATTCAAAAAGAAAGTCGCGAGAACGTCATGGCTTGTCTCGTTCTTTAGTAGCCAATATGGTGGAAGGAGTTAGTAAAGGTTATTCAAAAAAATTAGAAATCGTAGGTGTTGGATCTCGAGCTCAGGTTAAAGGTAAGAATCTAATCGTAAGTGCTGGATACAGTCACCCGGTAGAAGTTATTCCTCCAGATGGAATTACTTTTGTGGTTGAAAATAATACAAATGTGACAGTATCAGGCATCGACAAGGAACTTGTTGGTAATGAAGCTGCAAAAATACGAGCAATTCGTCCACCTGAACCTTATAAAGGTAAAGGTATTAAGTATGCTGGTGAGCGAATAATTAGAAAGGCTGGTAAGTCAGGTAAGAAATAG
- the rplE gene encoding 50S ribosomal protein L5: MSLKHRYRETIRPKLLKDLGLSNIHQVPKVVKVNVNRGLGEAAQNSKTLEASLSEMATITGQKALVTRAKKAIAGFKIREGMPIGCTVTLRGERMYAFLERLINLALPRIRDFRGVSPKSFDGRGNYTLGVKEQLIFPEISFDKIDTIRGMDITIVTSARSDEEGRALLKALGFPFRST, from the coding sequence ATGTCACTCAAACATCGCTATCGAGAGACAATTCGCCCCAAATTGCTTAAAGACTTGGGCCTCTCCAATATTCATCAAGTACCTAAGGTTGTGAAAGTCAACGTTAATAGGGGGTTAGGAGAAGCTGCCCAAAATTCTAAGACTTTGGAAGCTTCTCTTTCTGAGATGGCAACTATTACTGGGCAAAAAGCCCTTGTCACTAGGGCAAAAAAAGCTATTGCAGGCTTTAAAATTCGTGAGGGCATGCCAATAGGTTGTACTGTCACGCTTCGTGGAGAAAGAATGTATGCATTTTTAGAACGTTTAATTAATCTTGCTTTGCCAAGAATTCGAGATTTTAGAGGAGTCAGTCCAAAGAGTTTTGATGGTCGCGGAAACTACACTCTTGGAGTCAAAGAGCAACTTATTTTTCCTGAAATCTCTTTTGACAAAATTGACACTATTAGAGGTATGGATATCACCATAGTTACTAGTGCTAGATCCGACGAGGAGGGCAGGGCTCTCTTAAAAGCGTTGGGATTTCCTTTCCGTAGTACCTGA
- the rpmC gene encoding 50S ribosomal protein L29, with translation MARPEISEVTKLTDDDLKNKIDEIRKELFDLRFKRATRQLSETHRFKEARIQLAQLLTVQGDRNRSKTSS, from the coding sequence ATGGCCAGACCAGAGATATCAGAGGTGACCAAGCTCACTGATGATGACCTTAAAAACAAGATTGATGAAATCCGTAAGGAGCTATTTGATCTTCGTTTTAAGCGGGCCACTAGGCAGCTTTCAGAAACCCATCGTTTTAAGGAGGCCCGCATTCAGTTGGCTCAGCTTTTAACGGTTCAGGGCGATCGTAATCGCTCCAAAACTTCCTCCTAA
- the rplX gene encoding 50S ribosomal protein L24, whose protein sequence is MRIRKGDTVQVINGKEKGKTGEVLKTLPFENRVVVQGINLRTRHVKPTQEGETGRIVTEEASVHASNVMIYSTEKKVASKVEIFIEKDGSKKRRLKKTGELID, encoded by the coding sequence ATGCGTATTCGTAAAGGTGACACCGTACAAGTGATTAATGGGAAAGAGAAAGGGAAAACAGGAGAGGTTTTAAAGACTTTACCGTTTGAGAATCGAGTAGTTGTTCAAGGGATTAATCTTCGAACGCGACATGTAAAACCAACTCAAGAAGGTGAGACTGGACGAATCGTTACCGAAGAAGCTTCGGTTCATGCTTCTAATGTGATGATCTATTCCACAGAAAAAAAAGTTGCTAGCAAGGTGGAAATTTTTATAGAAAAAGATGGTTCTAAGAAACGACGATTGAAGAAAACTGGTGAATTAATTGATTAA
- the rpsQ gene encoding 30S ribosomal protein S17 has product MALKERLGTVVSDKMDKTVVVAVENRFPHPIYQKIVSRTARYKVHDAENTCKVGDKVRITETRPLSASKRWTVAEVLRSTHEIKEVSK; this is encoded by the coding sequence ATGGCACTTAAAGAAAGACTAGGCACAGTCGTTAGTGACAAGATGGACAAAACCGTGGTGGTTGCGGTTGAGAATCGTTTTCCCCACCCCATTTATCAGAAGATTGTTAGTAGAACTGCTCGGTACAAAGTTCATGATGCCGAGAATACTTGCAAAGTTGGGGACAAGGTCCGCATTACGGAGACGCGTCCTTTAAGCGCTAGTAAGCGATGGACTGTTGCTGAGGTTCTTCGTTCAACTCACGAGATTAAGGAGGTATCAAAATGA